The following coding sequences lie in one Notolabrus celidotus isolate fNotCel1 chromosome 20, fNotCel1.pri, whole genome shotgun sequence genomic window:
- the LOC117832127 gene encoding uncharacterized protein LOC117832127 — protein sequence MRGLALSLMSSGGSLKGTFTVYTQEMSTAASPTVPSSQLTSEQLTVVAASFSSLVFFVVIVVLLSIIYRKDPQCCKSRSCQARHADMDAPPQYYSSSQTLVGSACLEQSHIMVDNNSQQAGQLFFVGLPSSYSLPALEPPLPRLPSYESVRKKDRQRQIHMMIADRFGLNGPIVTEPPPTYEESIRQSVDLPYTIFSSGVDLSSPQSFYTNAGLDEPHQVRSDANSSTLPV from the exons ATGAGAGGTTTGGCGCTGAGCCTGATGAGTTCAGGAGGATCTCTGAAGGGAACATTCACAGTTTACACGCAGGAAATGTCCACAGCTGCGAGCCCGACCGTGCCCTCCTCTCAGCTGACCTCAGAGCAGCTCACTGTGGTCGCTGCGTCCT TTTCCTCTCTGGTCTTCTTCGTGGTCATCGTGGTGCTGCTCTCAATCATCTACCGCAAAGATCCTCAGTGCTGCAAGAGTCGCTCCTGTCAGGCACGGCACGCAGACATG GACGCTCCGCCTCAGTACTACAGCAGCAGTCAGACTCTGGTGGGATCTGCGTGTCTGGAGCAGAGTCACATCATGGTTGACAACAACAGTCAG caGGCGGGTCAGCTGTTCTTTGTCGGTCTGCCCTCCAGCTACTCCCTCCCCGCTCTGGAGCCCCCCCTGCCGAGGCTCCCATCCTACGAGAGTGTCCGAAAGAAGGACCGCCAGAGGCAGATCCACATGATGATCGCAGACCGTTTCGGCCTCAATGGACCCATTGTGACTGAG cctcctccAACGTACGAGGAGAGTATCCGTCAGTCTGTGGATCTGCCGTACACCATCTTCTCTTCCGGTGTGGACCTCTCGTCTCCTCAGAGTTTCTACACTAACGCAGGACTGGATgaacctcatcaggtcagatcAGACGCTAACAGCAGCACTCTACCTGTGTGA
- the dus1l gene encoding tRNA-dihydrouridine(16/17) synthase [NAD(P)(+)]-like — protein MAKLEGFEFWKKTLKEARYVVAPMVDQSELAWRLLSRRHGAQLCYTPMLHAQVFVRDANYRRENLYNEVCEEDRPLITQFCANDPEVFLKAALLAQDYCDAIDLNLGCPQMIAKRGHYGVFLQDEWDLLEKMIRLANEKLSVPITCKIRVFKEMEKTILYAQMLEKAGCQLLTVHGRTKDQKGAMTGIASWEHIMAVRKAVNIPVFANGNIQHLSDVEQCIQETGVQGVMSAEGNLHNPALFEGRSPPVWEMAEEYLEVVKQHPPCTLSYVRAHLFKLWHHTLQIHQDLREDLAKVKNVEGLADVSKQLRLRCQEEIARGKDAEEKESSLPYPHWICQPYVRPPPKEPVTNGNSQGSEVKRTVCQKRALEDTDAAADTLSKNKQKKRSRNPHKNFCPEQKPKYIKCEQCGNPKGNKCVFNLCRGCCKKKAFKEVADCPSHGLRFKTKADKQKAEEEKKKEEEEAKAEQEERKEGSTPETEKSRISPQILPDQSTEQREQTNTERPL, from the exons ATGGCCAAGCTCGAGGGCTTTGAGTTCTGGAAGAAGACCCTGAAAGAAGCCCGGTATGTGGTGGCGCCCATGGTGGACCAGAGCGAGCTGGCGTGGCGCCTTCTCAGCCGACGCCACGGCGCTCAGCTCTGCTACACGCCCATGCTGCACGCTCAGGTGTTCGTCCGAGATGCCAACTACCGGAGGGAGAACCTGTACAACGAGGTGTGTGAGGAGGACAGACCTCTTATCACACAG TTTTGTGCCAACGATCCGGAGGTGTTCTTGAAGGCCGCTCTGCTGGCTCAGGATTACTGCGACGCCATCGACCTCAACCTGGGCTGTCCTCAGATGATCGCTAAGAGAG GACACTATGGAGTTTTTCTACAAGATGAATGGGATCTGCTGGAGAAGATGA TCAGGTTAGCTAATGAGAAGCTCTCTGTGCCCATCACGTGCAAGATCCGCGTGTTCAAGGAGATGGAAAAGACAATCCTGTATGCTCAGATGCTGGAGAAAGCTGGCTGTCAG CTGCTGACGGTGCACGGCAGAACCAAAGACCAGAAAGGAGCCATGACGGGAATCGCCAGCTGGGAGCACATCATGGCCGTCAG GAAAGCAGTAAACATTCCCGTGTTCGCAAACGGAAACATCCAACACCTGAGTGACGTGGAGCAATGCATCCAGGAGACCGGAGTGCAGGGAGTCATGAGTGCAG AGGGAAACCTCCACAACCCCGCCCTGTTCGAGGGCCGCAGCCCCCCGGTGTGGGAGATGGCTGAGGAGTATCTGGAGGTGGTGAAGCAGCATCCGCCCTGCACACTGTCCTACGTACGAGCGCACCTCTTTAAGCTCTGGCACCACAC GCTTCAGATCCATCAGGACCTGAGGGAGGATTTGGCAAAGGTGAAGAATGTGGAGGGTTTGGCTGATGTCAGCAAACAGCTGAGGCTGCGCTGTCAG GAGGAGATCGCTAGAGGAAAGGatgcagaggagaaggagagcagcCTGCCTTACCCTCACTGGATCTGCCAGCCGTACGTCAGACCACC GCCGAAGGAGCCGGTGACAAACGGTAACAGTCAGGGCTCAGAAGTGAAGAGGACGGTGTGTCAGAAGAGGGCGCTGGAGGACACGGACGCAGCAGCTGACACACTCTCcaaaaacaagcagaagaagagatCCAGAAACCCCCACAAGAACTTCTGTCCCGAGCAAAAAC CAAAGTACATCAAATGTGAGCAGTGTGGGAACCCAAAG GGGAACAAGTGTGTGTTTAACCTGTGTCGAGGCTGCTGTAAGAAGAAGGCTTTTAAGGAGGTGGCTGACTGCCCGa GCCACGGGCTGAGGTTCAAGACAAAGGCGGACAAACAGAAagctgaagaggagaagaagaaggaagaggaggaagcgaAGGccgagcaggaggagaggaaggaaggtTCGACcccagagacagagaagagcagaatcTCTCCTCAGATCCTCCCTGATCAGAGTACAGAGCAGCGAGAACAGACAAACACGGAGCGGCCGCTATGA
- the si:ch211-120g10.1 gene encoding butyrophilin-like protein 9, with protein sequence MMQCFHFMVEPAKTLTAKIKESNKRAKREKREPLDEDQLFVVDLARDLNRVCQRSSVLEHIWSLDDTWPSSLCRVFILQWAAMLESKKRPMQTDGWPEIDEVKHPDVINEQDVLQAKNVILNWVKDLRAQPEQSVWPGEPVAKVLEDLQSAWRWGRAPNLLTAMELVMWTLMLQRPDKDTIPQQWLMWKQRTQKIGSISYIPQPVWDWISDAAVEVTLDLDTANPDLLITDDKKMRCGFERKDVPNYHQRFDGWWCAVGLEGFGTGRHYWEVEVGERDWRLGVAKESALRKGFKSLNTDTGYLSLRLERGTELKALTVPFTSLPPGLIPRKVGIYLDYNGGQMSFYDVDKHLHIYTYNENFDEKLYPLFGTVEIIKDLVIKSPAAKNHCLCPVSCVWA encoded by the exons ATGATGCAATGTTTTCACTTCATGGTGGAGCCGGCTAAAACTTTAACGGCCAAGATAAAG GAATCTAATAAAAGGGCTAAAAGGGAGAAGAGGGAGCCTCTGGATGAGGATCAGCTGTTTGTTGTGGATCTTGCCCGAGATCTCAACCGAGTGTGCCAG AGGTCATCAGTCCTGGAGCACATCTGGAGCCTGGACGACACCTggccctcctctctctgcagggtctTCATCCTGCAGTGGGCTGCCATGTTAGAGAGCAAG aAGAGGCCCATGCAGACAGACGGCTGGCCAGAGATCGATGAGGTCAAACATCCTGATGTGATCAACGAGCAGGACGTGCTGCAGGCCAAAAATGTGATCCTCAACTGGGTCAAGGACCTGAGAGCTCAGCCTGAG cagagtgtgtggcCCGGTGAACCGGTGGCGAAAGTTCTGGAGGACCTGCAGTCCGCCTGGCGTTGGGGCCGAGCTCCAAACCTGCTGACTGCCATGGAGCTGGTGATGTGGACCTTGATGCTGCAGCGGCCTGATAAG GACACCATACCGCAGCAGTGGCTCATGTGGAAGCAGCGCACTCAGAAGATCG GTTCCATTTCCTACATTCCTCAGCCAG TGTGGGATTGGATCTCAGACGCTGCAG TGGAGGTGACTCTGGATCTCGACACGGCGAACCCTGACCTGCTCATCACCGATGACAAGAAGATGCGCTGCGGCTTTGAAAGGAAGGATGTCCCCAACTACCACCAGAGGTTTGACGGATGGTGGTGTGCCGTCGGGTTGGAGGGCTTTGGCACAGGCCGCCATTACTGGGAGGTGGAAGTGGGCGAGCGGGACTGGCGGCTCGGTGTGGCCAAAGAGTCAGCCCTGAGGAAAGGGTTCAAGTCCCTGAACACTGACACGGGCTACCTGAGTCTGCGCCTTGAGAGAGGCACCGAGCTGAAGGCGCTGACTGTGCCCTTCACCTCCCTGCCGCCCGGCCTCATCCCCCGCAAGGTGGGCATCTACCTTGACTACAACGGCGGCCAGATGTCCTTCTACGACGTGGACAAACACCTGCACATCTACACCTACAACGAAAACTTCGATGAGAAGCTGTACCCCTTGTTCGGTACCGTAGAGATCATCAAGGATCTAGTGATTAAATCTCCTGCTGCTAAGAATCACTGTCTCTGCCCGGTGTCCTGCGTCTGGGCCTGA